A window of Coturnix japonica isolate 7356 chromosome 2, Coturnix japonica 2.1, whole genome shotgun sequence contains these coding sequences:
- the LOC116652923 gene encoding uncharacterized protein LOC116652923: MDSVTKVLLRVCKTHCGRNAPSKKEIVAVITFLQEAELSPSPCNLLDSERWESFTAALLLRATNDYKAEELKTWVLVLGALKAAKEEKKIQAVANGVFGVGSGTSGVPEGAEEPLPCGDSVPKMAPTTPAVFTMAMAAPETTPEGMAEVASSGEAPPYYPRLYPCLQSFRSPEGGGSCPREGESWGEARRGGVKPPLDPPPEEGPHPAKGEERKVLPAPTPLVSPPEEGEEKGEEQKVLSAFTPSVSSPAKGEEKGEERKELPVPTQSVVVPRRRGEKWEEREISRKPTDWTDICDTMREVGLKERDWAVFPIVVKQEGPVWVPLEAKAVARFIEAIDKKGLRSPMTMSAFEALVAPGPLLPYDIESLMRVALEPVQFTVWKEEWIIQLKAVLAQAARDPQHPANGREGEPRTDIMRLSGVTAEMAGSPERQLRLLRPGELLSTTGAAATAFRNFIRKADLSPVVRDCSGSLRVIL; this comes from the coding sequence ATGGATTCCGTCACAAAGGTACTATTACGGGTTTGTAAAACCCACTGCGGTAGGAATGCTCCTTCTAAGAAGGAGATTGTTGCCGTTATTACTTTTTTGCAGGAAGCGGAGCTTTCACCCTCCCCTTGTAATTTGCTCGATTCGGAGCGGTGGGAATCTTTCACCGCTGCCCTGCTCCTAAGAGCAACAAACGATTATAAGGCGGAGGAGTTAAAAACCTGGGTTTTGGTCCTGGGTGCGCTTAAAGCGGctaaggaggagaaaaagatcCAGGCAGTCGCgaatggggtttttggggtgggTTCCGGGACGTCTGGGGTCCCGGAGGGTGCGGAGGAACCGCTCCCTTGCGGCGACTCCGTACCCAAGATGGCGCCGACCACGCCGGCCGTTTTCACAATGGCCATGGCGGCGCCCGAAACAACTCCGGAAGGGATGGCGGAAGTTGCCTCATCTGGGGAGGCGCCGCCATATTATCCCCGCCTATACCCCTGTTTGCAGAGCTTTCGTTCACCTGAGGGGGGTGGGTCCTGTCCGAGGGAGGGAGAGTCATGGGGGGAGGCGCGCCGTGGAGGCGTTAAGCCACCCCTAGACCCGCCCCCGGAGGAGGGACCTCATCCCGCGAAAGGGGAGGAACGAAAGGTACTGCCTGCCCCTACCCCTTTGGTTTCGCCTCCcgaggagggggaggagaaaggggaggaaCAAAAGGTACTGTCTGCCTTCACCCCGTCGGTTTCGTCTCCCGCGaagggggaggagaaaggggaggaaCGGAAGGAATTGCCTGTCCCCACCCAGTCGGTCGTGGTTCCCcggaggaggggggagaagtGGGAGGAGCGAGAGATATCGCGTAAGCCCACTGATTGGACTGACATTTGCGATACAATGCGAGAGGTGGGGCTCAAGGAGCGGGACTGGGCGGTGTTCCCAATTGTAGTCAAACAGGAGGGACCGGTTTGGGTACCTTTGGAAGCAAAAGCAGTTGCTCGGTTTATAGAGGCGATTGACAAAAAGGGATTGAGATCCCCGATGACAATGAGTGCCTTTGAGGCTCTCGTAGCCCCAGGTCCCCTACTCCCATATGATATTGAAAGCCTTATGAGAGTAGCCCTCGAACCAGTACAGTTTACTGTGTGGAAGGAGGAGTGGATAATACAACTCAAAGCTGTTTTAGCACAGGCTGCGCGCGATCCACAGCACCCTGCTaatgggagggagggggaacCGAGAACTGATATAATGAGGCTTTCGGGAGTAACTGCGGAAATGGCTGGGTCCCCAGAGAGACAGCTTAGGCTCCTGCGCCCAGGGGAATTGCTTTCCACTACAGGGGCGGCTGCTACTGCCTTTAGAAACTTTATAAGAAAGGCAGACCTGAGCCCCGTGGTCAGAGATTGCTCAGGGTCCCTCAGAGTCATTCTCTGA